A region from the Brassica napus cultivar Da-Ae chromosome C8, Da-Ae, whole genome shotgun sequence genome encodes:
- the LOC106362308 gene encoding uncharacterized protein LOC106362308, with protein MVGVKGSTNGCTKVPPEVQHTMRQSLKENEEKAKQKRGVNMQLHNVDDGEGSTQVCVPPSQKRKVGTDVNSYFKRGLEDQTQPTIKSCLQSKEKVHDADMAIALFFYDVCMPMNAVNSRFYQPMISKIASMGHGYVGPSYHALRVGLLRDANLQVSLIIDSFRSTWADSGCTLMEDGWKDTRQRPLINFLVYCPKGITFIKSVDASGICTNEENLCNLFAEIVDMIGPQNVVHMVTDSAPNYKAAGGRLVERYPTIYWSPCVAHCINLILEDVGKLPHVHNLTSNASKITVFVYNHKHILNWLRNRPDWREIIRPGETRFATSFIALQSLHAHKDILQSMVVDEEFRKISRSEKAKLVKQLIFNEDFWKECFLIVQIMTPLIRLLRICDADEKPSLPYVYEGMYRARLGIKNIFKKEKPLYRSYTRIIDNRWDRMLRSDIYAAAYFLNPAFLYDQKNFCDKAEITRGVLNLIEKQKGSLSETKLVSTFRCYRDREMALTCSKTTRPDEWWKLFGCDIPDLQKLAIRILSQTASSSGCE; from the exons ATGGTGGGAGTGAAAGGAAGCACAAACGGATGCACAAAGGTTCCTCCAGAAGTTCAACACACAATGAGACAATCACTGAAAGAAAATGAGGAGAAAGCAAAACAGAAGCGAGGAGTGAATATGCAACTTCACAATGTTGATGATGGTGAAGGTTCTACTCAAGTTTGTGTGCCTCCAAGTCAGAAAAGAAAGGTCGGTACGGACGTAAACTCATACTTTAAAAGGGGTCTAGAAGATCAGACACAGCCAACTATAAAATCATGCTTGCAAAGTAAGGAAAAGGTTCATGATGCTGATATGGCTATAGCATTATTTTTCTATGATGTATGTATGCCTATGAATGCAGTTAATTCTAGGTTCTATCAGCCTATGATCAGCAAAATTGCAAGCATGGGTCATGGTTATGTAGGGCCTTCTTATCATGCTTTAAGGGTTGGTTTACTACGTGATGCAAATCTGCAAGTTTCTTTGATTATCGACTCTTTTAGGAGTACATGGGCTGATAGTGGTTGTACTTTGATGGAAGATGGATGGAAAGATACTAGGCAAAGGccattgattaattttttggtCTACTGTCCTAAGGGGATAACTTTCATCAAGTCTGTTGATGCTTCAGGAATATGTACAAATGAAGAGAATTTGTGCAACCTATTTGCGGAGATTGTGGACATGATTGGACCCCAAAATGTGGTCCATATGGTGACAGATAGCGCACCTAACTACAAAGCTGCTGGTGGTAGGCTTGTAGAAAGATATCCTACCATATACTGGTCACCGTGTGTTGCTCACTGCATTAACTTGATATTAGAAGATGTGGGAAAGCTGCCTCATGTGCATAATTTAACCAGCAATGCATCAAAGATCACTGTGTTTGTGTATAACCATAAGCATATTTTGAACTGGTTGAGAAACAGGCCGGATTGGAGAGAGATAATTCGCCCTGGGGAAACTCGGTTTGCTACAAGTTTCATAGCTTTACAAAGTTTACATGCCCATAAAGATATTTTGCAGAGTATGGTTGTTGATGAGGAGTTCAGAAAAATCTCAAGATCTGAGAAAGCAAAACTTGTGAAACAGCTTATCTTTAATGAAGACTTTTGGAAGGAGTGCTTTTTGATTGTGCAGATTATGACTCCGTTGATCCGTTTGTTGCGTATTTGTGATGCTGATGAGAAACCATCGTTGCCTTATGTATATGAAGGGATGTATAGGGCACGGCTAggcatcaaaaatatattcaagaAAGAAAAGCCTCTTTATAGGTCTTATACGAGGATCATTGACAATAGGTGGGATAGGATGTTGCGTAGTGATATCTATGCTGCAGCTTATTTTTTGAATCCAGCCTTCTTGTATGACCAAAAGAACTTCTGCGATAAAGCCGAGATTACAAGAGGGGTGCTAAATCTGATTGAGAAGCAGAAGGGCAGTCTAAGTGAAACAAAGTTGGTATCAACCTTTCGTTGCTATAGAGATCGAGAAATGGCACTTACTTGTAGCAAAACGACTCGACCCG ATGAATGGTGGAAACTATTTGGTTGTGATATTCCTGATTTGCAAAAGCTTGCAATCCGAATCCTTAGTCAAACAGCTTCTTCATCGGGATGTGAGTGA